cttggggaaatgtggctggaaaactgcctggaagaaagagacctgggggttctaatggacaagcggctgaacgtgagccggcagtgtgcccaggtggccacgaaagccaacggcatcctggcttgtattagaaacagcgtgagcagcagaagtagggaggcgattgtgcccctgtactcggcactggtgaggccacacctggagtattgcgtccggttttgggcacctcaatccaagagagatgtcgaggtgctggagcgagtgcagaggagggcaacgaagctggtgaagggcctggaaaacaaatcctatgaagagcggttgaaggagctgggactgtttagtatgaggaagaggaggctgaggggagacctcatcactctctacaactacttgaaaggacactgtagagaggtcggtgctggtctcttctcacgggtaattaatgacagaacgagagggaacggcttgaGGCTCcaccagggtaggtttagactggacattaggaagaaattcttcccagtaagagtggtcagacactggaaggggctgcccagggagggggtcgagtcaccatccctggatgtgtttaagagccgttgagatgtggtgttgggggatatggtgtaggggagaactttgtagagtagggtagatggttggactccatgatcccaagggtctcttccaacctggacgattctgtgattcccctcttctccccccccctccctacccccaccccccaggcccTGCGCATCATCCTGCACAGCCTGGATGCCCGCGCCAACGTCTACCAGCGCttcatcctccccctcctctccgtcAGCGCCGACTTCTACATCCGCGTCTTCGTGCGGGTCTTCACGGGGCAGGCCAAGGTGAAAGCCTCGGCCaggtgagggtttgggggggggggggggggggaggtgtgtgtgtgcaccctcTCGCTGCCCCtgacacacacatccccccccggTTTCCTTGTCCCGCGGCAGCAAACAAGCCCTGGTGTACCACTGCGTGGGCTGCggcacccaccacctccagcGCCTGGGGAAAGTCACCACCCACGGCACCGGGTACGGCAGGGCTtaattatggggggggggggcttaatGATGGCTGGGGGCTCCTCTCACCCTGGCTTTCCCCTTCCAGCTTCAAGTACGGGGCGGCCACGGGGCCGCCCGTGGGTCCCACCTGCGAGTTCTGCCACCAGCGGCACCAGGTGGGTgcgcgtcccccctcccctccccggtcCCCTCTGCGACCCACCCCTCAGCGCTGACATCCCCCCCCGCCTCGTGGtgtccctccctgtctcccccccgtccgtccccccccccccagttaggTGGTCCCATGTGGGCTGAGCCCCTGCACGACCCAGCCTTCGTGGAGCGGGTGCTGGCGGCGCTGGAGAGGAGCCCCGGGCGCTTCCCGACGGAGGAGCGGATGCGGGGGATGCTCAGTGTCGTCACCGAGGtatggggacggggacggggggggtggtagagcccccccccccccctccgaatTTTGGGGCTGGATCTGACtctgccaccccccaccccgtgtcTGAGGGCAGGAGCTCGGCGACGTCCCCCTTTACTACACCCTCGACGGCCTCAGCAGCACCATCCACTGCAACACCCCCTCCCTGCTGCAGTTCCGGTGAGGGCACCCCGAACCCCCACACCCCCAAGgtcccccccccgaacccccccacGGCACCCACACCCCCGGGGCATCCCCAAATCCCAGGGGCtggggcaccccaaaacacctAACCACCCCTGGAGCTAGAGCATCCCGAACCCCCCACAGAGGCTGGGCACCCGGAATCCCTGTGGCTGGGGCACCCCAACATCCATGgcacccccaaacctgcccccccacccctggggcagcccaaatccctggggctggggcacccGAATCTCCATGGCACCCCAAGCCCCCCACACCCCTGGGGTACCCTGACTGCCAGGGCACCCCAAACCCCTGGAGCACCCCAAATCCCTTGGGGCTGGAGCACTCCAAACCCCCTGGGGCACCCCAATTTTCCTACCCCTCCTTGCTTGGGCCCCCTCCTCCGGTTCAAACTTTGGGAAACCCCCCCCCCATGTCCTACCCCCCCAAATTCTGACACCCCCCCTGCGCCCCAGGTCTGCTCTCCTCCACGCCGGGTACCGCGTGTCGCTCTCCCACGCCTGCAAGAACGCCGTCAAGACGGATGCCCCCCCCGCCGTGCTCTGGGACATCATGCGCTgctgggtgaggaggaggaggggggggagctcagggacaccccccacacacaccctcccaccccccccccaacttcttgtccctgctcccccccagGCCAAGATCCACCCGGTGAAGCGTGAGCGGCTCGCGGAGACCAGCCCGGCTTCCCGCATCCTCGCCGTGGAGCCCACGTAAGATCCGCCggcccagggatggggggggggggggggggggcacacaccctctgaccccccccccccaaaacaaccctgACCCCCCCGCTCTCCGCCCCTCCCAGGCTCCAGGCCTCCTTCGCCCTCCGTGACGACGCCAACCCCAGCTCCAGAAAACGGGGATTGAAGCGGTTCCCGGAAAACCCCGAAGCTTTTTGGGGTCCCAAAGCCAAGGCCAAGGCTGGgtaagggctggggggggggggattctcgAGTGTCTGATTGTGGGGTTGGGCTTccagcagcgcccccccccccccccccccccggtttggCCAGGACAGAGGATAAGGACCCCCAAAATaagcagggggagggaagggttcctccttctcttctttggagggggggagaatctctctgcccccccctcaccccacgcATTTCCCCCCCTGTCACCCCACacttcccctccccctgccccccccccccccaggggtggaatctctccctccctccaggagaagcggAAGCGACACCAGAACAAACGGACGGAGCGGACGGACGACGGGACCAGCCTGAAACAATTCCCCTGCAAACGCTTCAAGGAGGTGGGTCGGGGTTGGGAataacccgggggggggggtggggggtgtcaggaataatgggggggtggggggggtgtcaggagtaatggggggggggtgtcaggacaAGGCAGaggcccctcctcaccccccccccccccccctcctctcccacaggGAAACTGCTCCTTGGGTGCTCAGTGCTGTTACTCACACGAGGGGGggcccccggctgccccccaaCCCTGATGCCGCctctcccccccctgccccccccgatTAAACCGTGCCTGAGAAAAGTCTGGTGGGTTTTAATGCACTTGTGGGGAGATGAAGGGGGGGGGCAGAACTGCcctcccacccgcccccccccccgccaaagtcaagctggggctgctcagggccccCCCGGGCCAGCTCCGGGCTCCTTGTACTGCACGGTGGCCAGGAAGGTCCtgatctccatgggctgcagcgtCACCCGGCTCGGGTCCAGTTTGGGGACTGGTCGGGGCTGGGACGGACCTGGGAGAAGAGGTGAGAGGAGGCTGGGAgacacccccgcccccccagagcccccccccccaggacctcttccccccaccagtACCTGTGGCCGGGGTCCAGAGCAGGCGGGAGACGGCTTCGAGGGGCAGGTCGCCCCCCAGGCTCATCTCCTGCAGGGAGGTGACGGCGAAGCCCGAGAAGAGGGtctgggagaggggggaaaaaaaaatcaaaaacccgTCAGCGacaccccccccgggagccgGGACCCCCTCAATCTGGGTTGGGGGTAGCCCAGCCCGGGGGGGCAGCCCTCCCGCTCTGAGGCCAGTGGGGGCTCACCAGGAGGTCGATGGTGACGGGTTGGGAGCCGTTGGCGCTCTCGCCCCTCTCGAACTGGTGCTCCAGCCGCAGCAGGAGGGTCCCCGCGCCCCACGGCGCCAGCGTCAGGAGGTGGACGTTGGGGGGCAGCTCCCGCCGCAGCCCCGAGAACTGCGGGGAGAGGGTttaggaaggggggggggggggggggggtcgccgGGACAGaaccttcccctccttcccacccccacctcccgggtagccccctccccaccttacCTGCCGCAGGCTGGGCTGGCCGCGGCCGTAGGAggagcccccccccggcgccaGCACGGCGTAGGGGGCCATGAAGAGCTCCTGCGCCAGCAGCCGGTGCCGCTCGGCCGCCGACTCCACCGTGTCCAGCAGCACCAGGTGGCGGCCGCGGACCACCAGCCCCTGCTTGTTGGCTCCCAGCTCCAGCAGCGGCTCCCCCACGCCCCGGTTGTCGTCGTACAGGAGCCGTCGATGGACCTGGAGGGGATGGCGGTTACGTCCCCGGCgtgtgcgtgtcccccccaccccttcctcggggacccccccgccccgcgacCCCTCACCATGAGCTCCAGGGAACCGTCGAAGATGCTGCTGCCGCCCTGCGAGCGGTCGGTCAGCACCGTCAGCTGGAACTTCTTGTCCTGAGGGAAGGGCCACACGTGTGATGAGCTCTGCCACGGCCTCAGCCCCCCTGCTTTGCCTGTTCCCCCCCACACCTCAAAGCCGGTACCTTGATGAAGATGCGGCTGTTAACGGGGTAGTAATTCCCCGCCACCGGCTCCGTCTGGCTCAGGTTCCACGTGGGACGGTAGTCGcgcctggggaggaggcagagcccagttacagggagggggacgggggtctcgggggggggggctgtggggagtgcCCAGGAGGGGGGCCCCGACCTGCGCTCCAGGATCTGCCGCCCGTTGGAGTCGGTGTAGAAGCGACCATCCGTCTGCAGCGTCGTCTCGAAGCGGCTGATGATCTCCTTGCCCCATCCGTCCCTGGATGGGAGAGGCGGGAGTTGAACGGGGGGGTGCTCTGAGGGggcacacaccccacacacccccccccccgtttccccaGGGGCTCCCCGTCCCCCGACTTACGCCACGGGGATGGGCCCCACGGTCCACTCCAGCTCCACGTAGGGCTGCCCCGCACGGAGCCGTACCACCTGGGAGCACCACGAGGAGAAGTTCTGATGGACCTCCTGCACCAGCGCGTTCTGCCGGGGACACGGAAGGGgctcagcaccctggggacacccctggggacaccccgggggggggggggacgccacccccaccacccacctTCACCAGGTACGTGGGGACCCGCTTGGAGCCGGAGACggggatgggctgggagctgTTGGGGCGGAAGATGTAGGCGCCCGAGGTCTGGAGGCTCACGTCGTTGCCGATGCTGGCGTTGtacctggagaggaggaggaggaggagcagggggtggAGGAAGGTCCCAAACGAGGGACCTGGGTGTCCGGGCCCCACCAGCCCTCACCAGTAGAAGCTCTGGAAGACGGGGAGCGAGATGCTCTTGTCCAGGTTCTGGATCTCCTTCAGGTGCCCCGTGAGGGGGTCGAAGAGCACCCGGACGTGCTGCGGGTCAAGCATCAGCCCCATCACCCCCAGCTCTTCCCGTCACCCCAGCACTGGTTTAACTGGGCCAACGGGGGGGTGCGACACCACCGGGGGTGGGTTTTtaacccctccccagccagggACCGGCTCCAGCTCCCAGGACCCCGTAGGGAAAGACCCCAAACGGTGTCCGAGAGGGAAACACATCCCCCGCAGCGGGACCGTACCTCGTTGCTGATCTCCTGAGGCTTCGACGACAccggaggctggggggggggagcgggggggtccCCACGGCTCAGCCGGGAGACTGTGAAGGTGCTGAAGCCCAGGGGGGGCGCGGAAGCCTGGAAGAGGAGCTCCCCGGTGGCGCTGCCACTGTCCCCCCACAGCCGGCGGGTGAAGTTGGAGACGGGGACgacctggggacagagcagggagggagtCAGGGGAGGCggtgggctggcgggggggggacacgacacacacgGTGGGGGGGGCATCCTGGGCTCACCTCGCTGGGTACGGGCTGGCCCTGGGGGTCTGTCACGGCATAGGACGCCCCGTTGACCGGCAGCCGGATGGGCCAGGAGACAGGACGTCCCAGGGGGTTGTAGAGGATGAGGgtgaactggggggggggacacagagcgtCAGCCCCACCGggaccccgcagccccccccttCAGCCCCCCAAGACGAGGTGCTCACGCGGCCGGCGGCCTCCGTCAGGGGACAGACGCTGACGTTGAGGGCGTTGCAGAAGACAAAGTTCTCCTTGCGGCCGCTGAGGCTGGCCAGCGCGTTGGCCACCAGGACCTGCCAAGGGTGACACGGCCGGTAACGAGGGCCGGTAACGAGGGGCGCTCATTagctcaccccctccccaaaccacGGCCACCAGCTCCCGTCCTCTGCCTACCCGGACCCCACCTTGTCCCCAAAACACAGCTCAGGGGCTCGTCCCCAAGATGGCcaccagccccctctcccccccaccaggCACCAGTTCACCCCCTCAAACACCAGTTTGCCCCGTGGACGCGATACAGGGTTCACCCCCAGCTGCCGGCCCTGGCCTCACACCCCTCAAAAccctgtttttccccccaaaacggGCAGCCGGGTCCCACCTGGCAGCTCTCCCACCCCTGCGCCAGCTGCCGGGCGTAGTCGTCGGCCACGTGCTGCTTCTCGGTGCCGCTCACGGCGTCGTGGTGCTGGGCCACGGCCACGGCTTCGCCTGCcagggccggggagggggacacacaaggGGACGTCAGGGACATCCCGGTGGCGGGGGAAGGGGTCCCCGGGGGTCCCCACGCTGGCACTTACGGAGCACAGAGCTGTCCCCATGCCCGTAGGGACCCTCCCGTGCCGCCGGCCCTGCCAACGCCTCCAGCTGGCTGCAGATCTGCGGGAAGGGACGGGGGGGTCAGAGAAGGGGGGACCCCCGGTGACAgagaaaggtggggagggggacacacccCCCGGCGtctggcggggggtgggggtggggggtgggcagAAATTTGGTGTCAAACCTGGAGGAAGTTGTTGCTGAGGCGCTCGTAGCGCTTGAAGGCGGGTCGGCTGGTGAAATAGCCCGTCCAGAACTGGTGGGGGCCGTCTGAGTAGGGGAAGAAATCGTCCGTCTTCAGGGACCTGCGTGGAAAGCCGGGCTGTGTCCATCCGTCTatctgtccgtccgtccatccgGGGCCCCCCCCCTCCTGACTCCCCCCAAGGGCCTCACCAGGAAAGGTTGGCCCGATGCAGCTCCCAGAGGTAGCAGGAGGGCGTGGAGTAGAGGACGTGGACGCGGCTGCCGTTGGCTTGCTGGAAAAGGTAGGGAGGGGGTGAGAGGGGGGTGAGGgttgggggggaggtgtgtgtaggggacggaggggacacggggacaccccctcACCCGGGCGTTGACGTGGGCGATGAGTTTGTCCATGTTCTTGAACCAGAGGTTGGCGTTCTCGTAGTGGAAGTCGGAGCCCATCGTCATGATGATGTGATTGGTGCGGTAGTGCTCAGCCTTTTGGGGGCGGGGGTAGGCGGCACAGGTCAGCACCCCCattcctgggggggtgggggggaggggaggggcagaTCCCAGCAtccaggacccccccacccctgccactACCCGGGGGGGGCACCCAACCTGGCTGAGGGCGATGCGCAGGAAGGCGGAGACGATGTCGTCCACGTTGTTCTCCTCGCTCTCCTCGTCCACCACGGGGGGGTCGGAGCAGAGCTGGTCCCAGCAGAACCCCGAGGGGGGGTTGTAGACGTTGGGGAGgatccctggggacagggggacaacggtcagccctggggctggggagagggtcaGGACCAGCTGGATGGAGAAcggggccagccctggggacaaaGGAAAGTcccgggggggggacccaggggatgGTGACAGCCCCCCAGGAGAGGACAGTGGGCCCGGGAACGGACAAGTCACCCCCCTTGGGAGGGGACAAAGGGACAGCAGGTACAGGTCACCCttgggaagggatgggaaggggacagggccagcccccccaggaggggctcggggcaggggggggaaacACAACACCCGAGGGATGCCCAGCCCTGTCCCACCGGTGAAGATGTCGGCGCTGGGGGGGGCCAGGCTCCCGCTGGCTCTCCAGATCATCTCCAGCTCCCGCAGCTCCTCCCGCGTCTCCTTGTCCTGGTGGTCCACGCGCCCCACGAACAGCCCGTCGTAGCCCatctttggggggggtgggaataCACGGAGAAAGAGGGGGGGTCAGTGATGCTGGGGTCCCCTGttgggctcggggaggggggtggtgttCCCCACCTGTGCGAAGATGGCGGCCAGCTGCCGGGAGTGGCCGAAGGGGTCGATCTGCCAGGCCACCCGGGGGGTGgcgcagccccccagctcctggcGCAGGAAGCGGCGGCCCAGGGCCAGCTGCTCCAGGGCCGGGCTGTAGTGGGCGGCCGCCTCGTCGCTCATgcaccagcccccccccaccagctccagccgACCTGCAGGGACATAattcgggggtggggggggcagccccgAGTCCCTTGAGGGGCACCCCAGACtcctcaacccccccccacacccccccagcctctgtgTCCCCTCGGAGGgacatcccctgtgcccccccccccccatggccacctcaccccagtaaccccccccccaacactaCATGGCTCCTGTActcatgtgtgtcccccccctccagggacaccccagtACCCCCCAAACCCTACATGGCCCCTGTACTCATATCCTGTCCcaccccccagggacaccccagtaCCCCCCCCTCAATGCCTGTGTCCTCCAAAGAACACCCCAGTCATTGACCCCCCACGTCCCTGCCCACCCGGAGACACCCCAGTAccccccctccatgtccctgTGTGCCCCCAAGGATACCCCaatgcccccccatgtccctgtgtgccccccaggacaccccaatcccccccccatcAGCCCGTGTGCCCCAAGGACACCCCAatacccccccatgtccctgtgtgcccCCAAGGACACCCCAatacccccccatgtccctgtgtgcccCCAAGGATACCCCAATGCCCCCATTTCCTTGCAtgccccccaggacaccccaatGCCCTCCCCCCCATCACTCTGTGTGCCCCCAAGGACACCCCaatgcccccccatgtccctgtgtgcccCCAAGGACACCCCAAGTCCCTCCTTCACATTCCCCCCCACACCCACATCCTCCTCCAGGgaagccccccccaccccgcgtcCCTCCCGGCACCAGCCCCCCCTCCTCAgggccgtgccccccccgccccctcacccTCGTTAACGAGCTGGCGCACGGTGCTGCGCGTGGCCTCATCCTGCTGCCGCCACCAGCGGGCCAGGAAGGCCACCTCGGCGTAGACGAAGCGGCGGGAGGGGTTGGCCACCAGCTGGGCCACCACCGAGTCCAGGATGTACTGCACCCCCGCGTGCTGCACCTCGTTACGCactgaggggtgtgtgtgtgtgtgtgtgtcacccgGCGGCACCGTgacaggccggggggggggacacacacacaggggaTATGGGGTCCCGGCGAGGTGTGTGGGGACACAGGTGACATCTGGGGTTTGTGGGGGTGatggaatggggggggggggaggagcacAGGGTCCCAGCAGCATccaagggatggggggggggggggggggagggcagagaaatgcccaaggtgggggggggggggggcggacacaGAAGGGTCCCAGCGCTGTCACAAGGGGCAAACAGGGGGGGTCACAACACGGCACTGGGGACAGCGGGCGGGAAAGAGGGTCATTGTCCCATCGTCCCCGTCCCAAGGCCAGGATTTGTCCTTCtgaccctccctcccctcctccccccccaggaggGCCCCCCCCAGCAGGGCCACAGGCTCCATCTGTCACTTgtcaccccttccccccccccaaagctggCCTTGTCGAGCgtcaccccctcctcccccacagCGGCCTTGGGAGGCGTCACCTCCGTCCCCGCAGCCGctggggtggccttggggacgtCACCACCCCTCCCTggggactctgtgtgtgtgtgtgtgtgtgtgtgtccgtccgtccgtccgtcccccccggGGTGGCAGGGACACTCACCTCCGTAGAAATACTGCTCCACCGTCTTGAGCCATCCCACGTCGTCGTGGGTGTGGGGCACCAGGTGGACGTTGAGGAGGTCAGGACGCGTGGGGGGACACGACTGCGGGGGTGAGAGGGGGGGAAGGGTCTCTGGGGGCTCGTACGGGGCTGTGCGCACCCCAcatgtgtcgtccccccccccccccaaaaaaaacggTTTCCGGAGGAAGCCGTTGGGTTGCAGAAGTGGACGCAAATGGTTGCGAAAAACCAGTGGCCGGGAGGCCTGGGTGCGTGTGTGTCCCCCGCAGTGACAGCCCGGCCACCCCCCCGGCTGACACCCCCCCACTGTCGGACCGGGCACCCCAAACCCTCCTCGTcctcccccagggcccccagcccagcccctccccagtgctcccagtcccagcCCGGGCCAGACCCCAACCCCAAACTGTCCCAGTTCccctcccccagt
This DNA window, taken from Numenius arquata unplaced genomic scaffold, bNumArq3.hap1.1 HAP1_SCAFFOLD_1232, whole genome shotgun sequence, encodes the following:
- the MAN2B1 gene encoding lysosomal alpha-mannosidase, whose translation is MAASCPPTRPDLLNVHLVPHTHDDVGWLKTVEQYFYGVRNEVQHAGVQYILDSVVAQLVANPSRRFVYAEVAFLARWWRQQDEATRSTVRQLVNEGRLELVGGGWCMSDEAAAHYSPALEQLALGRRFLRQELGGCATPRVAWQIDPFGHSRQLAAIFAQMGYDGLFVGRVDHQDKETREELRELEMIWRASGSLAPPSADIFTGILPNVYNPPSGFCWDQLCSDPPVVDEESEENNVDDIVSAFLRIALSQAEHYRTNHIIMTMGSDFHYENANLWFKNMDKLIAHVNARQANGSRVHVLYSTPSCYLWELHRANLSWSLKTDDFFPYSDGPHQFWTGYFTSRPAFKRYERLSNNFLQICSQLEALAGPAAREGPYGHGDSSVLREAVAVAQHHDAVSGTEKQHVADDYARQLAQGWESCQVLVANALASLSGRKENFVFCNALNVSVCPLTEAAGRFTLILYNPLGRPVSWPIRLPVNGASYAVTDPQGQPVPSEVVPVSNFTRRLWGDSGSATGELLFQASAPPLGFSTFTVSRLSRGDPPAPPPQPPVSSKPQEISNEHVRVLFDPLTGHLKEIQNLDKSISLPVFQSFYWYNASIGNDVSLQTSGAYIFRPNSSQPIPVSGSKRVPTYLVKNALVQEVHQNFSSWCSQVVRLRAGQPYVELEWTVGPIPVADGWGKEIISRFETTLQTDGRFYTDSNGRQILERRRDYRPTWNLSQTEPVAGNYYPVNSRIFIKDKKFQLTVLTDRSQGGSSIFDGSLELMVHRRLLYDDNRGVGEPLLELGANKQGLVVRGRHLVLLDTVESAAERHRLLAQELFMAPYAVLAPGGGSSYGRGQPSLRQFSGLRRELPPNVHLLTLAPWGAGTLLLRLEHQFERGESANGSQPVTIDLLTLFSGFAVTSLQEMSLGGDLPLEAVSRLLWTPATGPSQPRPVPKLDPSRVTLQPMEIRTFLATVQYKEPGAGPGGP
- the TRMT1 gene encoding tRNA (guanine(26)-N(2))-dimethyltransferase, with the protein product MSRNVAFNGVGDLVAPRMADARMLMHQSKAERQPFDVIDLDPYGSPAPFLDAAVQAVSEGGLLCVTCTDMGVMAGNSAETCYSKYGAVSLKGKFCHEMALRIILHSLDARANVYQRFILPLLSVSADFYIRVFVRVFTGQAKVKASASKQALVYHCVGCGTHHLQRLGKVTTHGTGFKYGAATGPPVGPTCEFCHQRHQLGGPMWAEPLHDPAFVERVLAALERSPGRFPTEERMRGMLSVVTEELGDVPLYYTLDGLSSTIHCNTPSLLQFRSALLHAGYRVSLSHACKNAVKTDAPPAVLWDIMRCWAKIHPVKRERLAETSPASRILAVEPTLQASFALRDDANPSSRKRGLKRFPENPEAFWGPKAKAKAGGGISPSLQEKRKRHQNKRTERTDDGTSLKQFPCKRFKEGNCSLGAQCCYSHEGGPPAAPQP